A window of the Streptomyces luomodiensis genome harbors these coding sequences:
- a CDS encoding NACHT domain-containing protein, whose translation MGDVHEDPLAELALRLRTLRAQRGLQMGGLQQRTGLGRTTVSQALNGHKVPSETTLMALAKALGTDVEPLLALRHAAARVPQVRQGSPRRVTRRSVRPRVQPSFEERYLSYVTERHSQLTVVGLDLSRPERARWPLDAAYLSLELAERSEDWSAGSEEWNRPSVVVKRAEHALADCRRVLLRGLAGSGKTTLLQWLAVSTARDELPEELADWRGRIPFVLPLRTLVRRGPLPEPHHFLTAVGAPLAASQPEGWADDVLARGEALVLVDGIDEVPQEHRGATRDWLERLLAAYRDAHFVVTTRPSAVPEGWLTSSHFTELSVRPMSAADTGVFVGRWHTAARHSAATDAERSQLHDLEAALQVTVRAQRDLAQLSSTPLMCALICALHRDRRGHLPHSRMELYEAALSMLLVRRDLERSIDVPEGIQLTEHQSVQLLQRLAYWLIRNRQTEMERATAMALVDDALPAMQAVAEQGTADQVLTHLVGRSGLLRQPTADTIDFVHRTFQDYLGAKAAIEAHDFPLLVNNAHDDQWEDVVRMAVAHARPAESADLLRRLVERGDAEGEHRGRLHLLAAASLQYATEIEPEVRRLVEQRARVLMPPRSSEEAEELAALGPGILDLLPGPQGLKQDEVNAVFRTSAVIGGDQAYAFLQHFTQTLSSPPANYELVDGWEKFDADQYAQDILFRFKDRLHLSVQTQDQRNALRFLKPVTKVAFRGEFTQAEITEHLSLEHTQKIEIYSGQLLEDLTFVRDFPALKELALSNCTQLSHLEDLTGLPLRNLRLIQLPGSFSFNALTSLPHLTELALYTRLPWNSLGELPAPADLTSLRLAEWIGIPLTGISKWTQLQELVINAAPTPAEWREISALPHLSTLTLGKYDLAQATPIHAVTYLHLAPVGSDTQLDLVPDIFPNVKDIFVNCRASLPDITDITPLKRIKEPTISLSFANYVVGREEFSPEAVHLYPRPRAEIT comes from the coding sequence ATGGGGGACGTGCACGAGGATCCGCTGGCGGAACTCGCGCTACGGCTGCGCACCCTCAGGGCGCAGCGGGGTCTGCAGATGGGTGGGTTGCAGCAGCGGACCGGGCTGGGGCGGACAACGGTCAGCCAGGCGCTGAACGGCCACAAGGTGCCCTCCGAGACCACGCTGATGGCCCTGGCGAAGGCACTGGGCACGGATGTGGAGCCATTGCTGGCCTTACGCCACGCCGCCGCCCGCGTACCGCAGGTGCGCCAGGGCTCTCCGAGGAGAGTTACCCGCAGGTCGGTGCGGCCCAGAGTGCAGCCTTCGTTCGAGGAGCGGTACCTCAGCTACGTGACGGAACGGCATTCCCAGCTGACCGTCGTAGGGCTGGACCTGAGTCGGCCGGAGCGTGCGCGCTGGCCGCTGGACGCGGCGTACTTGAGCTTGGAACTGGCGGAGCGGTCGGAAGACTGGTCTGCAGGCAGTGAGGAATGGAATCGGCCATCGGTCGTGGTGAAGCGTGCCGAGCACGCGTTGGCCGACTGCCGGCGCGTTCTTCTGCGAGGGCTCGCTGGCAGCGGAAAGACAACGCTGCTGCAGTGGCTGGCTGTCTCCACGGCGCGCGATGAACTGCCGGAGGAACTGGCGGACTGGCGGGGGCGGATTCCGTTCGTCCTGCCGCTGCGGACGCTAGTGAGGCGTGGCCCCCTTCCGGAGCCGCATCATTTCCTGACTGCGGTCGGCGCTCCCCTGGCCGCCTCGCAGCCTGAGGGCTGGGCCGATGACGTACTCGCCAGAGGCGAGGCACTCGTCCTGGTCGATGGCATCGACGAGGTCCCCCAGGAGCATCGGGGTGCCACGCGGGACTGGCTCGAGCGACTCTTGGCCGCGTATAGGGACGCACATTTCGTGGTCACCACGCGTCCGTCAGCTGTGCCAGAAGGCTGGCTGACTTCGTCGCACTTCACCGAACTGTCAGTACGGCCCATGAGTGCCGCTGACACTGGGGTGTTCGTTGGCCGGTGGCATACCGCCGCCCGGCACAGTGCAGCGACCGACGCCGAGCGGTCACAGCTTCATGATCTCGAAGCAGCGCTCCAGGTGACGGTGCGTGCTCAGCGTGACCTGGCGCAGTTGTCCAGCACTCCCCTGATGTGTGCGTTGATCTGCGCGCTGCACCGGGACCGCCGCGGTCATCTGCCACACAGCCGCATGGAGTTGTATGAGGCAGCACTGTCGATGCTGCTCGTGCGCCGCGACCTTGAGCGCAGCATCGATGTCCCGGAAGGCATTCAGCTCACCGAACACCAGAGCGTCCAGCTACTGCAGCGTCTGGCCTACTGGCTCATTCGCAACCGCCAGACCGAGATGGAACGGGCCACCGCGATGGCCCTGGTCGACGACGCGCTGCCAGCCATGCAGGCCGTGGCCGAGCAGGGCACTGCCGACCAGGTCCTGACGCACCTGGTCGGCCGCAGCGGGCTTCTGCGCCAGCCCACCGCGGACACTATCGACTTCGTCCACCGCACTTTCCAGGACTACCTCGGGGCCAAAGCCGCCATCGAAGCCCATGACTTCCCCCTGCTGGTCAACAATGCACACGACGACCAGTGGGAGGACGTCGTACGCATGGCTGTCGCCCACGCCCGCCCAGCCGAGAGCGCTGATCTACTCCGCCGCCTCGTCGAACGCGGTGATGCCGAGGGCGAACACAGGGGCAGACTCCACCTCCTGGCGGCCGCCAGCCTGCAGTACGCCACCGAAATCGAGCCCGAGGTCCGCAGACTGGTCGAACAACGTGCGCGTGTCCTGATGCCTCCCCGCTCTTCTGAGGAAGCGGAGGAGCTTGCCGCGCTCGGGCCAGGCATCCTGGATCTGCTGCCCGGTCCCCAGGGCCTGAAGCAGGATGAAGTGAATGCGGTTTTCCGTACGTCTGCTGTTATCGGCGGCGACCAAGCATACGCCTTCCTTCAACACTTCACACAAACGTTATCTTCTCCCCCGGCAAACTACGAGCTAGTCGATGGCTGGGAGAAATTCGATGCAGACCAATACGCCCAGGACATCCTTTTCCGCTTCAAAGACCGCTTGCATCTGAGCGTACAGACCCAAGACCAGAGGAACGCCCTCCGCTTCCTCAAGCCTGTCACCAAAGTCGCCTTCAGGGGGGAATTCACTCAAGCCGAGATCACCGAGCACCTCTCTCTTGAGCACACCCAGAAAATCGAAATCTACTCGGGTCAGCTGCTCGAAGATTTGACATTCGTACGCGATTTCCCCGCCCTAAAGGAGCTCGCTCTCAGCAATTGCACACAACTCAGTCACCTCGAAGACCTTACAGGACTGCCACTACGCAACCTGAGGCTGATTCAACTCCCGGGCTCTTTCTCATTCAACGCACTGACCTCTCTTCCCCACCTCACCGAACTCGCTCTCTACACACGCCTGCCCTGGAATAGCCTGGGAGAGCTACCCGCACCAGCAGACCTGACATCACTACGCCTCGCCGAATGGATCGGCATACCCCTGACAGGCATATCCAAATGGACGCAACTGCAGGAGCTGGTGATCAACGCAGCACCTACACCAGCAGAATGGCGAGAAATTTCCGCCCTGCCCCACCTATCGACACTTACCCTCGGGAAATATGACCTCGCGCAGGCCACTCCCATACATGCCGTAACTTACCTGCACCTTGCCCCTGTCGGCTCAGACACCCAGTTGGACCTGGTGCCGGATATCTTTCCCAATGTGAAAGATATTTTCGTCAACTGTCGCGCGTCTCTGCCTGACATCACCGACATCACCCCCTTGAAAAGAATCAAAGAGCCGACAATCTCGTTGAGTTTCGCGAATTATGTCGTTGGCCGAGAAGAATTCAGTCCAGAAGCGGTCCATCTCTACCCACGACCCCGGGCAGAAATCACTTGA
- a CDS encoding tyrosine-type recombinase/integrase codes for MRSKGRSPNTERVYAGRLALYLNYCTQRRIEWSRPSFMALSGLQQWLVTTPLPARSRRSPTTAAPRYRSQGTANAVMTAVTDFLRFGALHGWVPAQTAGLLSEPKLLRYLPAGYDAGERGQWRQVQVSAFRFQVSEPGYEDLSPQQIRRMIADTPRARDCFLIALLAATGLRIGEALGLRQEDLHFLASSRSLGCPVEGPHLHVRRRTDNPNRALAKSRHSRCLPVTPDIVAFYTDYQHERNQVAAAAETGMVFVNLFRPPLGRAMTYPNAKSVFDRLARRAGHPARPHTLRHSAATHWLREGVDRDVVQKLLGHASPLSMDRYRHVDESETRAAVDRAQAWRENQ; via the coding sequence TTGCGCAGTAAGGGCCGCTCGCCGAACACGGAGCGGGTCTACGCGGGCCGTCTCGCCCTCTATCTGAACTACTGCACCCAGCGCCGTATCGAGTGGTCGCGTCCGAGTTTCATGGCTCTGTCCGGGCTGCAGCAGTGGCTGGTCACCACGCCGCTGCCGGCCCGCAGCCGCCGCTCCCCGACCACGGCTGCGCCCCGCTACCGTTCGCAGGGTACGGCGAACGCGGTGATGACGGCGGTCACGGACTTCCTGCGCTTCGGCGCTCTCCACGGCTGGGTCCCCGCCCAGACGGCCGGCCTGCTGTCGGAGCCGAAGCTGCTGCGCTACCTGCCGGCCGGTTACGACGCCGGCGAGCGTGGCCAGTGGCGCCAGGTCCAGGTGTCGGCTTTTCGTTTCCAGGTCAGCGAACCCGGCTACGAGGACCTGTCCCCGCAGCAGATCCGCCGCATGATCGCGGATACGCCCCGGGCACGGGACTGTTTCCTCATCGCGCTGCTCGCCGCGACCGGCCTGCGGATCGGGGAGGCCCTGGGCCTGCGCCAGGAGGATCTGCACTTCCTGGCCTCGTCACGCTCGCTGGGCTGCCCGGTGGAGGGCCCGCACCTTCATGTGCGGCGCCGCACCGACAACCCGAACCGGGCCCTGGCCAAGTCCAGACACTCCCGATGCCTCCCCGTCACCCCCGACATCGTCGCCTTCTACACCGACTACCAGCACGAACGGAACCAGGTGGCCGCCGCGGCCGAGACCGGCATGGTGTTCGTGAACCTTTTCCGGCCCCCGCTGGGGCGGGCCATGACCTACCCGAACGCCAAGAGCGTCTTCGACCGGCTGGCCCGCCGCGCCGGGCACCCGGCTCGCCCGCACACGCTGCGCCACTCCGCGGCCACTCACTGGCTGCGTGAGGGAGTGGATCGGGACGTCGTGCAAAAGCTGCTGGGCCATGCCTCGCCGCTGTCCATGGACCGTTACCGCCACGTCGATGAGTCCGAGACCCGGGCGGCTGTCGACCGGGCCCAGGCATGGCGGGAGAACCAGTGA
- a CDS encoding AAA family ATPase: MDHAEVLLIGGRAGVGKTTVGWEVSVLLRAAEVPHAVIDGDFMGQVHPAPEGDPHRSEITETNLAAVWANFARRGYRRLIYTNTLSVLPEETGMFQRAMGTGVRIVRVLLTASDATARERLMRRELGSELEQELEGSARKARLLDQRVPAETMRVVTDGRAVLDIAGEVVAATGWSRRHSVTGP, translated from the coding sequence ATGGATCACGCGGAAGTGCTACTGATCGGCGGGCGGGCCGGAGTCGGCAAGACGACGGTGGGGTGGGAGGTTTCGGTGTTGCTGCGGGCTGCGGAGGTCCCTCACGCGGTCATCGATGGTGATTTCATGGGGCAGGTGCACCCGGCCCCGGAGGGAGATCCTCACCGCTCGGAGATCACCGAGACGAACCTCGCCGCTGTGTGGGCCAACTTCGCCCGGCGCGGCTACCGCCGACTGATCTATACGAACACCCTCAGCGTGCTGCCAGAGGAGACCGGCATGTTCCAGCGGGCCATGGGGACAGGTGTCCGGATTGTGCGAGTCCTTCTCACCGCCTCCGATGCCACCGCCCGCGAGCGGCTGATGCGCCGGGAGCTCGGCTCGGAACTGGAGCAAGAGCTGGAAGGCAGTGCCCGCAAGGCGCGGCTCCTGGACCAGCGCGTCCCCGCAGAGACTATGCGGGTGGTGACGGATGGTAGGGCTGTTCTGGACATCGCGGGTGAGGTCGTGGCTGCCACGGGCTGGTCCAGGCGGCACTCCGTGACCGGGCCGTAA
- a CDS encoding MBL fold metallo-hydrolase → MSATRLGYEVIVSEAIPLALPGRTPDGGARTWAPVSTTLVFGRDEAVLVDPPLTTAQAEAVADRVRAVGRRLTHIFATHAHGDHWFTAPSLTDRFPGAQVVATGGTIAQMHRTAEARAGFWDKILPGRIPASPVTAVAAEDLGNRLVLEGHALSVLGVGHSDTDDTSVLHIPDLDLVVAGDVVYNGVHQYLVESRDGGRDAWRRAIAAVEALGARRIVAGHKNHRYDDDADRQIRETRRYLDDTDQLLETEPTPERFYSAMIRRHPDHLNRSSLWGSSQALYPDRTQGAPPPT, encoded by the coding sequence GTGAGCGCCACCCGGCTCGGCTACGAGGTCATCGTGTCCGAGGCGATCCCGCTCGCCCTGCCGGGACGCACGCCCGATGGGGGCGCGCGTACCTGGGCGCCGGTGTCCACGACGCTCGTCTTCGGCCGTGACGAGGCGGTACTCGTCGACCCGCCGCTGACCACCGCCCAGGCGGAAGCCGTCGCGGACCGCGTCCGCGCCGTCGGCCGCAGGCTCACGCACATCTTCGCCACCCACGCGCACGGCGACCACTGGTTCACCGCCCCGAGTCTGACCGACCGGTTTCCCGGCGCCCAGGTGGTGGCCACGGGCGGAACCATCGCGCAGATGCACCGCACCGCCGAGGCGCGCGCGGGCTTCTGGGACAAGATCCTTCCCGGACGGATCCCGGCATCACCCGTCACGGCCGTCGCCGCCGAGGACCTCGGAAACCGGCTCGTCCTCGAAGGACACGCCCTGTCCGTCCTCGGTGTCGGGCACAGCGACACCGACGACACCAGCGTGCTGCACATCCCGGACCTCGACCTGGTCGTCGCGGGCGACGTCGTCTACAACGGCGTCCACCAGTACCTCGTCGAATCCCGTGACGGGGGACGCGACGCCTGGCGCCGTGCCATCGCCGCTGTGGAAGCACTCGGCGCACGCCGAATCGTCGCCGGCCACAAGAACCACCGGTACGACGACGACGCGGACCGGCAGATCCGCGAGACCCGCCGCTACCTCGACGACACCGACCAGCTGCTGGAAACAGAGCCGACACCGGAGCGCTTCTACAGTGCCATGATCCGGCGGCACCCTGACCACCTCAATCGCAGCAGCCTCTGGGGCAGCAGCCAGGCGCTCTACCCGGACCGCACCCAGGGGGCCCCGCCGCCCACCTGA